A part of Nostoc sp. C052 genomic DNA contains:
- a CDS encoding chromosome partitioning protein ParA, which translates to MSDDNTTNSNNSKSQKRLIIVTGDKGGVGKSTFARALFQLYINKNLPCVTYEADLRNPQLERYFKKDYRPIIRYIDIFHRGGADDLLINLDESDCPITLLDLPAQSGGFFESYVKELSFFEVLKTDINCQVTMVSVISRVLDSINVLEKLRELCKDQVNYVVVKNLFHGEEEKFERYNDAFLRQNMLAEGLVELVMPDLFYKSYDFIDRHALTFNEGQTHKGTNIVIKSRIKSWLAEFEAQIKPAFNLFGFDIQPDDCYYPAVVEKSKELRENEEKEKAKNQDSNLQSQEIAA; encoded by the coding sequence ATGTCTGATGATAATACAACCAATAGTAATAATAGTAAATCTCAAAAGCGGCTAATAATTGTTACAGGTGATAAAGGTGGTGTGGGAAAAAGCACCTTTGCACGAGCGCTATTTCAACTGTACATTAATAAAAATTTACCCTGTGTTACTTATGAAGCTGACTTAAGAAATCCCCAGTTAGAAAGATATTTCAAAAAAGACTACCGACCGATAATCCGTTACATTGATATTTTCCATAGAGGTGGTGCTGACGATTTATTAATTAATTTAGATGAGAGTGATTGTCCTATTACACTATTAGACTTACCAGCACAATCTGGAGGTTTCTTTGAAAGTTATGTCAAAGAGCTTTCATTTTTTGAAGTGCTTAAGACCGATATTAATTGTCAAGTTACGATGGTTTCAGTGATTAGTAGGGTTCTTGATTCCATAAATGTTCTAGAAAAACTGCGCGAACTTTGTAAAGATCAAGTAAATTATGTTGTTGTCAAGAACTTATTTCATGGTGAAGAAGAAAAATTTGAGCGATATAATGACGCTTTTCTGCGTCAAAATATGCTTGCAGAAGGTCTGGTAGAACTTGTGATGCCAGATTTATTCTACAAATCCTACGACTTTATTGACCGCCATGCTCTGACATTTAATGAAGGTCAGACTCATAAAGGAACAAATATTGTGATTAAGTCGAGAATTAAATCTTGGCTTGCTGAGTTTGAAGCGCAAATTAAGCCAGCATTTAATTTATTTGGCTTTGATATACAACCAGATGATTGTTACTATCCAGCAGTTGTTGAAAAGTCTAAAGAGCTTAGAGAAAATGAAGAAAAAGAAAAAGCTAAAAACCAAGATTCAAATTTACAATCTCAAGAAATAGCTGCTTAA